Proteins from a genomic interval of Nitrospirota bacterium:
- a CDS encoding response regulator: MGTENRKQKRIPFNQHVLINNSIMLNTVDISEGGVYVHTDRMFQVGSTLDISVSIGSHKVDLKAHVEHCQAGIGMGLQFADMSAERQVELKNFLTELEKKTSVSSKKRILIVDDNDAVRRMNKSKLILDGFTVLEARNGVEAIKILQAEHLDLAVFDLFMEPMDGFKLTALIRQMPQHKDIPVIVFSARSTPDVIEQAKNAGATIFLPKTITSPIKMSENVKKLLEK; the protein is encoded by the coding sequence ATGGGCACTGAAAACAGAAAACAGAAACGTATCCCCTTCAATCAGCATGTCCTGATAAATAATTCCATAATGCTTAATACAGTGGATATCAGCGAAGGCGGTGTGTATGTTCATACAGACCGCATGTTTCAGGTTGGAAGCACTCTTGATATCTCTGTTTCAATAGGAAGCCATAAAGTTGACCTGAAGGCTCATGTGGAGCACTGCCAGGCAGGAATAGGCATGGGGCTTCAGTTTGCTGACATGAGTGCTGAGCGGCAGGTTGAACTGAAAAATTTCCTGACAGAATTGGAGAAAAAGACATCCGTTTCTTCAAAGAAGAGGATTTTGATAGTTGATGACAATGATGCTGTGAGGAGGATGAACAAGAGCAAACTCATCCTTGATGGCTTCACTGTTCTTGAGGCAAGGAACGGGGTAGAGGCAATAAAGATACTTCAGGCAGAGCATCTGGATCTTGCTGTGTTCGACCTTTTCATGGAACCCATGGACGGTTTTAAGCTCACAGCCCTTATCAGGCAGATGCCGCAGCATAAAGATATTCCGGTAATAGTTTTTTCGGCAAGGAGCACTCCTGATGTTATTGAGCAGGCAAAAAATGCCGGCGCCACTATATTTCTTCCTAAGACAATAACCTCACCAATAAAAATGAGCGAGAACGTTAAGAAGCTGCTGGAAAAATAA
- a CDS encoding 3-isopropylmalate dehydrogenase, translating to MKSYNIAVIPGDGTGPEVIAEGIKVLNAAEEKFGFKLNLTYYDFGGERYLKTGEVLPENAVSELKKHNAIYLGAIGHPDVKPGVLEKGILLRLRFELDQYVNLRPVKLYPGVDCPLKDKKPEDIDFVVVRENTEGLYAGAGGVLKKGTADEVAVQESINTRKGVERCIRYAFEYCKKRNKMKKLTLCGKTNVLTFAFDLWERTFYEVAKEYPDIKVDYAHVDAITMWFVKNPEWFDVIVTDNMFGDIITDLGAMIQGGMGIAAGGNINPKGVSMFEPIGGSAPKYKGKNVINPLAAICAAGMMLEHLGEEKAGKTIEKAVMKVTGKHLKSLAAGQMGYSTTEVGNMVARLVKEA from the coding sequence ATGAAATCTTACAACATTGCAGTTATACCCGGGGACGGCACGGGACCGGAGGTTATCGCAGAAGGGATTAAAGTCCTGAACGCGGCAGAAGAAAAATTCGGGTTCAAGCTTAATCTCACATATTATGATTTTGGGGGAGAAAGGTATTTAAAGACAGGAGAGGTTTTGCCTGAAAATGCAGTATCAGAACTCAAAAAGCACAATGCAATCTATCTCGGCGCAATAGGACATCCTGACGTAAAGCCGGGCGTTCTTGAAAAAGGCATCCTTCTCAGGTTGAGGTTTGAACTTGACCAGTATGTCAATTTAAGGCCTGTTAAGCTTTATCCGGGGGTGGATTGTCCGTTGAAAGATAAAAAACCCGAAGACATAGATTTCGTTGTTGTCAGAGAAAACACAGAGGGATTATATGCAGGAGCAGGAGGCGTTTTGAAAAAGGGCACAGCGGATGAAGTTGCTGTGCAGGAGTCCATAAACACCCGGAAAGGTGTTGAGCGGTGCATAAGATATGCATTTGAATATTGCAAAAAAAGAAACAAGATGAAGAAGCTCACGCTTTGCGGAAAGACAAATGTGCTGACATTCGCATTTGACCTATGGGAGAGAACTTTCTATGAAGTTGCAAAAGAATATCCTGACATAAAGGTTGATTATGCGCACGTTGATGCAATAACAATGTGGTTTGTAAAAAACCCTGAGTGGTTTGATGTGATTGTCACTGACAACATGTTCGGAGACATTATCACTGACCTTGGCGCAATGATACAGGGCGGAATGGGCATTGCTGCAGGCGGAAACATAAATCCGAAGGGCGTTTCAATGTTTGAACCGATAGGGGGCTCTGCGCCAAAATATAAAGGAAAGAATGTTATCAATCCGCTGGCTGCAATATGCGCAGCAGGCATGATGCTTGAGCATCTCGGAGAAGAAAAAGCAGGCAAGACAATAGAAAAAGCTGTAATGAAAGTAACAGGGAAGCATCTTAAAAGCCTTGCAGCAGGGCAGATGGGCTACTCAACAACCGAGGTGGGTAATATGGTTGCAAGGTTGGTGAAAGAGGCATAA
- the cdd gene encoding cytidine deaminase, with product MLPSDIDKLVNEAKAARKKAFAPYSKFTVGAALITNDGKIYHGCNIENPSLMLSFCAERAALINALVEGEKKFKALAIVSGNKDYCFPCGACRQMLAEFAPDIEIYLISEKGIKKFSISELLPHQFKNP from the coding sequence ATGCTTCCTTCAGACATTGATAAATTAGTAAACGAAGCAAAAGCAGCAAGAAAAAAGGCCTTTGCGCCTTACTCAAAGTTTACAGTTGGAGCTGCGCTGATAACTAACGATGGTAAAATCTACCACGGCTGCAATATAGAAAACCCCTCATTGATGTTGAGCTTTTGCGCTGAAAGGGCTGCGCTTATCAATGCCCTTGTGGAAGGCGAAAAAAAATTCAAGGCGCTGGCAATCGTATCAGGAAATAAAGATTATTGTTTTCCGTGCGGAGCGTGCAGGCAGATGCTTGCCGAATTTGCGCCGGACATTGAAATATATCTTATATCTGAAAAGGGAATAAAAAAATTCTCCATTTCTGAGCTTCTGCCGCACCAGTTTAAAAACCCCTGA